A section of the Streptococcus oriscaviae genome encodes:
- a CDS encoding acetate kinase produces the protein MSKTIAINAGSSSLKWQLYQMPEETVLAKGIIERIGLKDSIVTVKFGEEKATQTLDIADHVQAVTILLEDLTKHGIISDFSEITGVGHRVVAGGEIFKDSVVIDDQVLAQIEELSALAPLHNPANAAGIRAFKNILPEVTSVAVFDTAFHTTMPEVAYRYPIANKYYTDYQVRKYGAHGTSHYYVSREAAKLLNKPLEEVKVITAHIGNGISITAVDGGKSVDTSMGFTPLAGPMMGTRSGDIDPAIIPYLIEHDPELKDAADVINVLNKQSGILGIAEVSSDMRDVEDGLLAGEPKCTLAFNMLVNRLQKFIGQYFAVLNGADALVFTAGIGENSTLVREAVVKGLSWFGMEINPEKNVRGAEGDISTSDSRVKVLVIPTDEELVIARDVERLK, from the coding sequence ATGTCAAAAACAATAGCCATCAACGCAGGAAGCTCGAGCTTGAAATGGCAGCTTTATCAAATGCCAGAGGAAACAGTTCTTGCAAAAGGAATTATCGAGCGAATCGGCTTGAAAGATTCAATCGTAACCGTTAAGTTTGGTGAAGAAAAAGCAACTCAGACTCTGGATATTGCAGACCATGTTCAAGCAGTGACCATCTTGCTGGAAGATTTGACCAAGCATGGGATTATCTCGGATTTTTCAGAAATTACTGGTGTTGGTCACCGAGTGGTTGCCGGTGGTGAAATCTTCAAAGATTCAGTTGTAATTGATGATCAGGTATTGGCGCAGATTGAAGAATTGTCTGCTTTGGCTCCGCTTCACAATCCAGCTAACGCTGCTGGTATCCGTGCCTTCAAGAATATCTTGCCTGAAGTAACTAGTGTGGCTGTTTTTGATACTGCCTTCCACACAACCATGCCAGAGGTTGCTTACCGCTATCCGATTGCTAACAAGTACTACACAGATTACCAAGTGCGCAAATACGGTGCTCATGGAACATCCCATTATTATGTTTCTCGCGAAGCGGCTAAGCTGCTCAATAAGCCACTGGAAGAAGTTAAGGTTATCACTGCCCATATTGGAAATGGCATTTCGATTACCGCTGTGGATGGGGGCAAGTCAGTCGATACTTCTATGGGCTTCACACCGCTTGCAGGACCAATGATGGGCACTCGTTCAGGTGACATTGACCCAGCGATTATCCCTTATTTGATCGAGCACGACCCAGAGCTCAAAGATGCGGCAGATGTTATCAACGTTCTCAACAAGCAGTCAGGTATCCTCGGTATTGCGGAAGTATCCAGTGATATGCGTGATGTGGAAGACGGCCTTCTGGCTGGCGAACCAAAATGCACACTGGCCTTCAATATGCTGGTTAATCGTCTGCAAAAATTCATCGGACAGTACTTTGCTGTGCTAAATGGTGCAGATGCCCTCGTCTTCACAGCAGGTATCGGTGAAAACTCTACTCTTGTTCGTGAAGCGGTTGTCAAGGGCTTGTCTTGGTTTGGTATGGAAATCAACCCAGAGAAGAACGTCCGCGGTGCAGAGGGCGACATCTCAACATCGGATTCGCGTGTGAAGGTCTTGGTGATACCAACAGATGAAGAATTAGTCATCGCCCGTGATGTAGAACGCTTGAAATAA
- the comGD gene encoding competence type IV pilus minor pilin ComGD, with protein sequence MQNILTRLARSTRRGFTLLESLLVLFVVSFLAVQLAGSVQSAFQAVEETLFFWEFEHLFRDSQKLAAASQQTVVLELREEELSNGYHRLEVPTSIHLVEEKSLVFNQEGGNSSLAKLVFQTEQKTVRYQLYLGSGRYKKTEE encoded by the coding sequence ATGCAAAACATACTGACAAGGCTCGCACGGTCAACCCGTAGGGGTTTTACTCTGCTAGAGAGTCTGCTGGTTCTCTTTGTGGTAAGTTTCTTAGCTGTTCAGTTGGCTGGCTCTGTTCAATCAGCTTTTCAGGCAGTGGAGGAGACCCTCTTCTTTTGGGAATTTGAGCACCTCTTTAGGGATAGTCAAAAGCTGGCTGCGGCCAGCCAGCAGACGGTTGTCTTAGAGTTACGGGAGGAAGAATTATCCAACGGCTACCACCGATTGGAGGTGCCAACATCCATTCATCTTGTTGAAGAAAAGAGTCTGGTGTTCAATCAGGAGGGAGGGAATTCTTCTCTGGCCAAGTTAGTCTTTCAAACGGAGCAAAAAACAGTGCGGTATCAATTATACTTGGGGAGTGGTCGCTATAAAAAAACAGAAGAATAA
- a CDS encoding thioredoxin family protein, with translation MIFPKSYEEIAELIQSEQRTVFLFVTDWCGDCHYLKPYLPEIESAFPELLFVQLDRDDFMPLAEQWTILGIPSLVVLEKGQEIGRFVDKNRKTKQEIIDFLEGLEE, from the coding sequence ATGATCTTCCCTAAAAGCTACGAGGAGATTGCAGAGTTGATTCAGTCAGAACAACGGACGGTCTTTCTCTTTGTGACAGACTGGTGTGGGGATTGTCACTACCTTAAGCCCTATCTGCCAGAAATTGAGTCCGCCTTCCCAGAACTGCTATTTGTGCAGTTGGATCGAGACGACTTTATGCCACTGGCAGAGCAGTGGACAATTCTGGGGATTCCTAGTCTGGTTGTTTTAGAAAAGGGGCAGGAAATCGGTCGTTTTGTGGACAAAAACCGCAAAACCAAACAGGAAATAATAGACTTTTTAGAAGGATTGGAAGAATGA
- a CDS encoding class I SAM-dependent methyltransferase, whose amino-acid sequence MNFEKIEQAYGLLLENVQTIQNLLVTNGYDALIEQNAAYLSAVHDHQVIEQNNQTLKKLKLTKEEWRRSFQFLFIKLNQTEPLQYNHQFTPDSIGFILTFLLDHLLEKENITVLEIGSGTGNLAQTILNHSQKKLDYLGIEVDDLLIDLSASIADVMKAEISFAQGDAVRPQILKESDLILSDLPIGYYPDDSIASRYKVASSEEKTYAHHLLMEQSLKYLQQGGYAIFLAPNDLLTSPQSDLLKSWLQAEASIVAMIALPSNLFGAQSMAKSIFVLQKKTVQQQMPFVYPLQDLQDAQAMQDFTAKFKKWKQG is encoded by the coding sequence ATGAATTTTGAAAAGATCGAACAGGCCTATGGCCTTTTATTAGAAAATGTGCAGACCATCCAGAACTTGCTTGTGACCAATGGCTACGATGCCTTGATTGAACAAAATGCAGCCTATTTGTCGGCTGTCCATGATCATCAAGTGATTGAACAGAACAATCAGACCTTGAAGAAGTTGAAGTTAACCAAGGAAGAATGGCGGCGCAGTTTTCAGTTCCTATTTATCAAGCTCAATCAAACAGAGCCCCTTCAATACAATCACCAGTTTACACCCGATAGTATCGGTTTTATTCTGACCTTTCTTTTGGATCATTTGCTTGAAAAAGAAAATATAACCGTACTTGAAATTGGTTCTGGAACAGGCAATTTGGCCCAGACCATTCTCAACCATAGTCAGAAGAAGCTGGATTATTTGGGGATTGAAGTGGATGACCTCTTGATTGATTTGTCGGCTAGTATCGCGGACGTGATGAAGGCTGAAATTAGTTTTGCACAAGGAGATGCGGTTCGCCCACAAATTCTGAAAGAAAGTGATCTTATTCTCAGTGACCTACCGATTGGTTACTACCCAGATGACAGCATTGCCAGCCGCTACAAGGTGGCTAGCAGCGAGGAAAAGACCTACGCCCATCATCTACTGATGGAGCAATCGCTCAAGTATTTGCAACAAGGTGGGTACGCCATTTTTCTTGCTCCAAATGATTTATTGACCAGTCCGCAGAGCGACCTGTTAAAGAGCTGGTTACAAGCAGAAGCCAGTATCGTTGCAATGATTGCCTTGCCGAGCAATTTGTTTGGAGCCCAATCCATGGCCAAGTCGATTTTCGTCCTGCAAAAGAAAACGGTTCAACAGCAAATGCCGTTTGTCTATCCCTTACAGGATTTGCAGGATGCCCAAGCAATGCAGGATTTTACAGCTAAATTCAAAAAATGGAAACAAGGCTAA
- the comGC gene encoding competence type IV pilus major pilin ComGC, whose product MKKLMKIKTKAFTLVEMLFTLVIISILLLLFVPNLSKQKDAVKDTGGAAVVKVVESQAELYELSHGGDATLSKLVENGAITAEQSQTYNEYYAKHTDKARTVNP is encoded by the coding sequence ATGAAAAAATTGATGAAGATAAAAACAAAAGCATTTACTTTAGTGGAAATGTTATTTACCTTGGTGATCATTTCCATTCTCTTGCTACTCTTTGTGCCCAACCTGAGCAAGCAAAAGGATGCGGTCAAGGATACAGGCGGGGCAGCCGTGGTCAAGGTGGTGGAGAGCCAGGCCGAGCTCTACGAATTAAGTCACGGCGGAGATGCGACCCTATCAAAACTGGTAGAAAATGGAGCAATCACAGCGGAGCAATCGCAGACCTACAATGAATATTATGCAAAACATACTGACAAGGCTCGCACGGTCAACCCGTAG
- the comGE gene encoding competence type IV pilus minor pilin ComGE has translation MVAIKKQKNKAYILLESLVALAILVTISSLFLTAIDQGRQQEAEELIQQEVLHLAKMAVQTKQDTLSLNGVTVVIERSQDSIRVMHEGREVLYVEKD, from the coding sequence GTGGTCGCTATAAAAAAACAGAAGAATAAGGCGTATATTTTATTGGAAAGTTTGGTAGCACTGGCTATACTGGTCACAATCAGCAGCCTATTCTTAACTGCCATTGATCAGGGGCGTCAGCAGGAGGCGGAAGAACTGATACAACAGGAAGTTCTCCATCTTGCAAAAATGGCTGTTCAGACCAAGCAGGATACCCTCAGTTTGAATGGGGTGACGGTGGTTATTGAGCGCTCGCAGGATTCCATTCGCGTCATGCATGAGGGAAGAGAGGTTCTTTATGTTGAAAAAGACTAG
- a CDS encoding DUF4651 domain-containing protein → MNKKKTALLAGLMGAGVLAASARFYMKTQEERKKAQALQQVREFFADLGSIATVFIQEAESTKNFLKGGVVMEDGRVFLFENNRGVIAYEEEVR, encoded by the coding sequence ATGAATAAGAAGAAAACAGCCCTGCTAGCGGGCTTGATGGGAGCGGGAGTGCTCGCTGCTAGTGCTCGGTTTTATATGAAGACCCAGGAAGAACGAAAAAAAGCGCAGGCCTTGCAGCAGGTGCGGGAGTTTTTTGCGGACTTGGGCAGTATTGCTACGGTATTTATTCAGGAAGCAGAGTCAACCAAGAATTTTTTAAAAGGCGGCGTCGTAATGGAAGATGGTCGGGTCTTTCTTTTTGAAAATAATCGTGGCGTGATTGCTTACGAGGAGGAAGTGAGATGA
- the ytpR gene encoding YtpR family tRNA-binding protein: protein MIFTYNKEHVGDVLMVIVAENKEQAVQFERKGQVARVFLEETGQTVAWNIFEVSTLVKIAGNGQVFLTDEQVAVLNAELSKEGFAEVLVNDNAPKFVVGQIVDLVPHPDSDHLNICQVNVGDKTVQIVAGAPNAAQGLKTIAALPGAMMPSGSLIFPGKLRGEDSFGMMCSPRELALPNAPQVRGIIELDDSAVVGEAFDPAKHWKG from the coding sequence ATGATTTTTACATATAATAAGGAACATGTCGGTGATGTCCTCATGGTCATTGTAGCTGAGAACAAGGAACAAGCCGTTCAGTTTGAACGCAAGGGTCAGGTGGCGCGTGTTTTCCTAGAGGAAACAGGCCAGACGGTTGCGTGGAATATTTTTGAAGTATCAACCTTGGTTAAAATTGCTGGCAATGGTCAGGTTTTCTTGACAGATGAGCAAGTAGCGGTCTTGAATGCTGAGCTGAGTAAGGAAGGTTTTGCAGAAGTCTTGGTCAATGACAATGCTCCTAAGTTTGTCGTTGGTCAGATTGTGGACTTGGTTCCCCACCCAGATAGCGACCACCTCAATATCTGTCAGGTTAATGTCGGTGACAAAACGGTACAAATCGTAGCTGGTGCGCCAAATGCTGCCCAAGGTCTGAAAACCATTGCGGCTCTTCCGGGAGCAATGATGCCAAGCGGCAGCCTCATCTTCCCAGGGAAACTGCGTGGTGAAGACAGCTTTGGTATGATGTGCAGTCCGCGTGAATTGGCTCTGCCAAACGCCCCACAAGTCCGTGGCATTATCGAACTAGATGATTCCGCAGTGGTCGGAGAAGCCTTTGACCCAGCCAAACACTGGAAGGGATAG
- the comGG gene encoding competence type IV pilus minor pilin ComGG, with translation MILQKRVRAGVLLYALLMLAIFSLFLQFYINRQLAESRSFFAQKEGTKAYLMADLTMDQLDRDWAKQAAADKQAFQTTSPSLQKQESAANLLEIPKEGEQGFTEGLVHYRMQGSQVDIDVQLSDGHTFSYRFYRPQTRD, from the coding sequence ATGATTTTACAGAAGCGAGTTAGGGCGGGGGTCTTGCTCTATGCCCTCTTGATGTTGGCTATTTTTAGTCTGTTCTTACAATTTTATATCAATCGCCAACTCGCTGAAAGCAGAAGTTTCTTCGCTCAAAAAGAGGGAACGAAAGCGTATTTGATGGCAGATCTAACCATGGATCAGCTAGATCGTGACTGGGCCAAGCAAGCGGCAGCGGACAAACAAGCGTTTCAGACGACCAGCCCATCTTTGCAGAAGCAGGAATCGGCTGCGAATCTTTTGGAGATACCCAAGGAAGGCGAGCAAGGTTTCACGGAAGGTTTGGTACACTACCGCATGCAGGGAAGTCAGGTCGACATCGACGTTCAGCTCTCTGATGGGCATACTTTTTCTTATCGCTTTTACCGTCCTCAAACTCGTGACTAG
- the pepA gene encoding glutamyl aminopeptidase: protein MTDSILFEKIKEVTQLQGLAGFEGPVRDHLRSKISPLVDRVETDGLGGIFGIREAAEPNAPRIMVAGHMDEVGFMISQIKPDGTFRVVELGGWNPLVVSSQAFTLQLQDGRQIPAISGSLPPHLSRGSNTSGLPAIADIIFDAGFATYDEAWAFGVRPGDILVPKNETILTANGKNVISKAWDNRFGVLMVTELLESLVGQPLPNQLIAGANVQEEVGLRGAHASTTKFNPDIFLAVDCSPAGDIFGEQGKVGGGTLLRFYDPSHILLKNMKDFLLTTAEEAGVTFQYYCAKGGTDAGAAHLKNQGIPSTTIGVCARYIHSHQTLYSMDDFLEAQAFLQAIVKKLDRSTVDLIKQY from the coding sequence ATGACCGATTCAATCCTATTTGAAAAAATTAAAGAAGTGACCCAGCTACAAGGCTTAGCTGGCTTTGAAGGCCCTGTCCGCGACCATCTTCGCAGCAAAATAAGTCCGCTGGTAGACCGAGTGGAAACTGACGGTTTGGGTGGCATCTTTGGTATTAGAGAGGCAGCTGAGCCAAACGCTCCCCGCATCATGGTTGCCGGTCATATGGATGAGGTCGGCTTCATGATTAGCCAAATCAAGCCCGACGGAACCTTCCGCGTGGTAGAGTTGGGTGGTTGGAATCCGCTGGTTGTATCCAGTCAAGCCTTTACCCTGCAATTGCAAGACGGCAGACAAATACCTGCCATCTCCGGTTCCCTACCTCCGCATCTTTCTCGGGGTAGCAATACTTCTGGCCTTCCTGCTATCGCTGACATCATCTTCGATGCTGGTTTTGCTACCTATGACGAAGCATGGGCTTTCGGTGTCCGCCCGGGAGATATTCTAGTTCCTAAAAACGAAACCATCCTCACTGCCAATGGAAAAAATGTCATTTCCAAGGCTTGGGACAACCGCTTCGGCGTTCTTATGGTCACTGAATTGTTAGAGAGCCTAGTTGGTCAGCCCCTTCCTAATCAACTGATTGCCGGCGCTAATGTTCAGGAAGAGGTCGGGCTGCGCGGCGCTCACGCGTCTACAACCAAGTTCAATCCTGATATTTTCTTGGCAGTAGATTGTTCACCGGCCGGTGACATTTTTGGAGAGCAAGGCAAGGTTGGTGGCGGAACCCTCCTACGCTTCTACGATCCAAGCCACATTCTCTTGAAAAACATGAAGGACTTCCTGCTGACAACTGCCGAAGAAGCTGGTGTTACATTCCAATACTACTGTGCAAAAGGCGGAACAGATGCAGGGGCTGCTCATCTGAAAAACCAAGGAATTCCATCAACGACCATCGGTGTCTGCGCTCGTTACATTCATTCCCACCAAACTCTTTATAGTATGGATGACTTCTTGGAAGCTCAGGCCTTCTTGCAAGCCATTGTCAAAAAACTAGACCGCTCAACGGTTGACCTCATCAAACAATACTAA
- a CDS encoding single-stranded DNA-binding protein: MYNKVIAIGRLTATPELTQTKSGKNLSRVTVAVNRRFKSENGEREADFINVIFWGKLAETLVSYASKGSLLSVDGELRTRKYEKDGSNHYVTEVLGQSFQLLESRAQRAMRENNSGEDLADLILDEEELPF, translated from the coding sequence ATGTACAATAAAGTAATTGCTATTGGCCGCTTAACAGCCACACCTGAACTTACCCAGACCAAGAGTGGAAAAAATTTGAGTCGCGTCACCGTTGCAGTAAACAGACGGTTCAAGTCGGAAAACGGTGAGCGCGAAGCAGATTTCATCAATGTTATTTTCTGGGGCAAGTTGGCCGAAACACTCGTTTCCTATGCCAGCAAGGGAAGCCTGCTGTCTGTTGATGGTGAGCTACGCACCCGCAAATATGAAAAAGATGGCAGCAACCATTATGTGACAGAGGTTTTGGGTCAATCCTTCCAGCTACTAGAAAGTCGTGCCCAACGTGCCATGCGCGAAAACAATAGCGGCGAAGATTTGGCGGACTTAATCTTGGATGAGGAGGAACTTCCCTTCTAA
- the comGF gene encoding competence type IV pilus minor pilin ComGF, translating to MKKTRVAAFTLMECLLALLVLSGSFLVFDGLTKLVSQEVRHQTSSVDRDWLVFAEQLRTEFDGVSLLKVENNRIYVDKDGQLLAFGKSKGDDFRKTNDKGQGYQPMLYHLQSVQISQSDGLVRIDLTFQNGKRRTFLYDFTEAS from the coding sequence TTGAAAAAGACTAGGGTGGCAGCGTTTACCCTGATGGAATGCTTGTTGGCCTTACTCGTCCTCTCTGGCAGTTTCTTGGTGTTTGATGGTTTGACCAAGTTGGTCAGTCAAGAAGTTCGCCATCAGACAAGCAGTGTGGATAGGGACTGGTTGGTATTTGCGGAGCAGCTACGGACGGAGTTTGATGGGGTGTCGCTCCTAAAGGTAGAAAATAATCGAATCTATGTGGATAAGGATGGTCAGCTACTTGCTTTTGGCAAGTCTAAGGGAGATGATTTTAGAAAGACCAATGACAAGGGTCAGGGTTACCAGCCCATGCTCTACCATCTTCAGTCTGTTCAAATCAGCCAGTCGGATGGATTGGTGCGCATCGATTTGACCTTTCAGAACGGCAAGCGGAGGACATTTCTTTATGATTTTACAGAAGCGAGTTAG
- a CDS encoding folate family ECF transporter S component, whose amino-acid sequence MGKKIPKLTVQLLAALALVLALVMLVENLLSIRVSETLQFQFTFLPNALLGALAGPVWGTLAAVVADPIFVLMSGQSFLLGFVVIEGVSAFINGWFFYKKPLDVKEKKDWLYVTGVVLLLQVVISLGLTPLVLHLHFGTPLAVLYAPRLVKAVIEVPLKIVVLMLVLPQLQAIPEIGRLLGIRK is encoded by the coding sequence ATGGGAAAGAAAATTCCTAAGTTGACGGTGCAGCTTTTGGCTGCCCTTGCCCTGGTTCTGGCTTTGGTGATGCTTGTGGAGAATCTATTGTCCATTCGAGTATCAGAGACCCTTCAGTTTCAGTTTACCTTTTTGCCCAACGCCCTTCTCGGTGCCCTTGCTGGGCCTGTCTGGGGAACGCTCGCCGCAGTTGTGGCAGACCCAATCTTCGTCTTAATGAGCGGTCAGAGTTTTCTGCTTGGTTTTGTGGTGATTGAGGGAGTTTCCGCCTTTATCAACGGTTGGTTTTTCTACAAGAAACCGCTGGATGTCAAGGAAAAGAAGGATTGGCTATATGTGACAGGAGTAGTCCTGTTGCTGCAAGTAGTGATTTCTTTGGGCTTGACGCCATTGGTATTACACCTTCATTTTGGTACACCTCTGGCGGTCCTCTATGCGCCTCGTCTTGTCAAGGCTGTTATTGAGGTACCGTTGAAAATTGTTGTTCTGATGCTGGTTTTGCCTCAGTTGCAGGCTATTCCAGAGATTGGCAGATTGCTGGGAATTAGAAAATAA
- a CDS encoding alpha/beta fold hydrolase yields MKRKGLLHRLLIVVTIAIVGIYCNHQIQLLLEQPLRHPLGQTVTLKDKKMNVLVEGEGEQTLVFMAGGGTISPILDFQALTSQLKAQFRIVVIEKFGYGFSEDIDEPRDIQTIVTDTRSALKQLGIQGPVILCPHSLSSLEALYWANHYPNEVAAIIGLDMAFPASYQTMDINTPLFHFLAVASHFGITRFFPNFANQPALTQSYLSKQEKATYQALLHYRPISTNTLNELEELKANADTVANIPTPTIPMTLFVSNGEGTGFSQAEWLGYAQQFSKKASNIEIIQLDCPHYIHDYLPQQIAEQIQEFLMQH; encoded by the coding sequence ATGAAGCGCAAGGGTCTATTACACCGTCTGCTGATAGTTGTCACGATAGCTATCGTAGGTATTTACTGCAATCACCAGATTCAACTTTTGCTTGAACAGCCGCTGCGGCACCCCCTAGGACAAACAGTCACTCTTAAAGACAAAAAAATGAATGTATTGGTCGAGGGAGAGGGTGAACAAACACTTGTATTCATGGCAGGTGGGGGAACCATCTCTCCCATACTCGATTTTCAGGCTCTTACTTCTCAGTTAAAAGCTCAGTTTAGAATTGTTGTGATTGAAAAATTTGGTTATGGATTTAGCGAGGATATTGATGAGCCGCGAGATATACAAACCATTGTAACAGATACTCGCTCAGCCTTAAAACAGTTGGGGATTCAGGGGCCGGTGATCCTCTGCCCCCATTCTTTATCCAGCCTGGAGGCACTTTATTGGGCGAATCACTACCCTAATGAAGTGGCTGCCATTATAGGCTTAGACATGGCATTTCCTGCCTCCTACCAAACAATGGATATAAACACTCCGCTGTTTCATTTCCTTGCAGTTGCATCTCATTTTGGAATTACGCGGTTTTTTCCCAATTTTGCCAACCAACCAGCCCTTACCCAATCCTATCTTTCCAAACAGGAAAAAGCGACCTATCAGGCCCTGTTACACTATCGTCCAATCTCAACCAATACACTAAATGAATTGGAAGAGCTCAAAGCAAATGCTGATACTGTGGCTAACATACCTACTCCCACTATTCCGATGACCTTATTCGTTTCAAACGGCGAAGGAACAGGTTTTTCACAGGCAGAATGGCTGGGTTACGCTCAACAATTCAGCAAGAAGGCAAGTAACATAGAGATTATACAATTAGATTGTCCTCACTATATCCATGATTATCTCCCTCAACAAATCGCAGAACAAATACAGGAATTTTTAATGCAGCATTAG
- a CDS encoding bifunctional folylpolyglutamate synthase/dihydrofolate synthase: MNYQEALDWLLARPQTDLEGGVARVQYLLDLLGNPEKEVPTVHFVGTNGKGSTLNALQFMLMKAGYRVGRFTSPSILDYREQIVCQQEMIPKEALAAIVTDLLPLVEEAPGQAISEFEILVVVMFVYLARYQKVDILLVEAGMGGLLDATNVLQPLAVVCPSIGLDHQSFLGESHAAIARHKVAVLKEGVPFVYATDLAEVEAVFEEKAAELGSPSYALGRDFTVKEVADGFDFEGLGHHLKGLRLQMLGRHQQANAGLAMMTLLLLQEQFSAVDERAMREGLAQAHWPGRMELFGDSLMLDGAHNNESVAVLCQLLERQYSDREVNILFAAINTKPIDTMLASLSQRGRVTVTSFDDPRAVDLADYPAAYPRIESFESWLDQADLSNPKKLYLVTGSLYFITFVRKHIISKQ, encoded by the coding sequence ATGAATTATCAAGAAGCCTTAGACTGGCTATTGGCTCGACCGCAAACAGATTTGGAGGGAGGGGTAGCCCGCGTTCAGTATTTGTTGGACTTGTTGGGCAATCCTGAAAAAGAAGTACCGACAGTTCATTTTGTGGGAACCAATGGTAAGGGTTCCACCTTAAACGCCCTGCAATTCATGCTGATGAAGGCAGGTTATCGGGTTGGGCGGTTCACCTCGCCTTCCATCCTAGATTATCGGGAGCAGATTGTCTGCCAGCAGGAAATGATTCCAAAAGAGGCTTTGGCAGCTATCGTTACGGACTTGCTTCCTTTGGTTGAAGAAGCACCTGGGCAGGCCATTTCAGAATTTGAAATCCTAGTAGTGGTGATGTTTGTCTACTTGGCACGCTACCAAAAAGTAGATATTTTATTGGTGGAGGCTGGGATGGGCGGTCTCTTAGACGCAACCAATGTCCTGCAGCCCCTAGCAGTCGTCTGCCCTTCAATCGGTTTGGATCATCAGTCTTTTTTGGGAGAGAGTCACGCCGCTATTGCCCGCCATAAGGTAGCTGTTCTGAAAGAAGGGGTACCGTTTGTCTATGCAACGGACTTGGCAGAAGTGGAAGCCGTCTTTGAGGAAAAAGCTGCTGAGTTGGGAAGTCCAAGCTATGCTTTGGGACGAGATTTTACAGTAAAAGAAGTGGCTGATGGCTTTGATTTTGAAGGGCTAGGGCATCATTTGAAAGGGCTTCGTCTTCAGATGTTAGGCCGTCATCAGCAAGCTAATGCAGGTCTGGCCATGATGACCCTTCTTCTGCTGCAGGAGCAGTTTTCGGCAGTGGATGAGAGGGCTATGCGAGAGGGGTTGGCCCAAGCTCATTGGCCGGGACGGATGGAATTGTTCGGGGATAGTCTTATGTTGGATGGAGCGCACAATAACGAGAGTGTGGCCGTTCTCTGTCAGCTCTTGGAACGTCAGTATTCAGACCGAGAAGTCAACATCTTATTTGCCGCTATTAACACCAAGCCCATCGATACCATGTTGGCCTCTTTGAGTCAGCGTGGCAGGGTGACGGTGACCAGTTTTGACGACCCTCGGGCAGTAGATTTGGCGGATTACCCAGCTGCCTATCCGCGGATAGAGAGTTTTGAAAGCTGGTTGGACCAAGCGGACTTGAGCAACCCTAAAAAGCTATACCTTGTTACAGGATCACTTTACTTTATTACCTTTGTTAGAAAGCATATAATCAGTAAACAATAA
- a CDS encoding Cof-type HAD-IIB family hydrolase has product MYQIVFSDIDGTLIQSDFQVGLRTKTAIRRVVDQGKIFVPVSARMPRAIQPIVDSLGISCPIISYNGALIQDETGEVLFSQGMDIGQVRAICRFIEEQHEAIAWNVYSYDRWYAQIRPSEWVDREEAIVQVDAERVELAALEQLELAHKVLLMGSPLLIPALEVSLKEEYPELSIAQSAPYFIEIMAAGIEKGRAVANFAACKGVDLANTMAFGDNYNDIEMLKTVGLGVVMGNAPDDIRSQFDCVTADHNHDGIALILEGVDEV; this is encoded by the coding sequence ATGTACCAAATTGTATTCAGTGATATTGATGGAACCTTGATTCAGAGTGATTTTCAGGTGGGATTGCGGACAAAGACCGCGATTCGTCGGGTTGTAGATCAAGGCAAGATTTTTGTGCCAGTGTCTGCTCGGATGCCTAGAGCCATTCAGCCAATCGTAGATAGCCTTGGCATAAGCTGCCCGATTATTTCTTATAATGGTGCTTTGATACAAGATGAAACAGGCGAAGTCCTATTTTCTCAAGGTATGGATATAGGGCAAGTCAGAGCGATTTGCCGGTTTATTGAAGAGCAACATGAGGCGATTGCATGGAATGTTTACAGTTATGACAGGTGGTATGCGCAAATCCGCCCCAGTGAATGGGTTGACCGAGAAGAAGCAATCGTGCAAGTAGATGCTGAGCGAGTGGAGCTAGCTGCCTTGGAGCAGTTAGAGCTGGCTCATAAGGTACTCTTAATGGGTTCCCCGCTTTTGATACCTGCTCTTGAAGTTAGTTTAAAAGAAGAATATCCAGAACTCTCTATTGCACAGTCTGCCCCCTACTTCATCGAAATTATGGCAGCTGGTATAGAAAAAGGGAGAGCAGTCGCCAATTTTGCGGCCTGCAAGGGAGTTGACTTGGCCAATACCATGGCCTTCGGTGATAACTACAATGACATAGAAATGCTGAAAACCGTAGGACTAGGCGTTGTAATGGGAAATGCACCAGATGACATCAGGTCGCAGTTTGATTGCGTGACTGCTGATCACAACCATGATGGGATAGCCTTGATTTTGGAGGGGGTAGATGAAGTTTAA